In a genomic window of Paramicrobacterium chengjingii:
- a CDS encoding DUF4129 domain-containing protein: MIGIVPLDDSPPLNPGRDEAYDWLVRELSKPEYTAAKPSLIDRIAAAIKEWFLSLVVPGSGTFAAWVPVIIVVLVVAAVVAAILIWGVPRRNRARRQAAALFGDDDTRTARELRAHARQAAQTGDWETAVLEIFRALARGLDERTLVTVLPGTTAGGFASAAASTFPAHAERLRSAASDFDSVRYLDGRATTEQYETIARLDAEISSTTPHLQNVEVVVS, encoded by the coding sequence GTGATCGGCATCGTGCCGCTTGACGACTCTCCTCCGCTGAACCCCGGCAGGGATGAAGCATACGACTGGCTCGTCAGAGAACTGTCGAAGCCCGAGTACACGGCGGCGAAACCATCCCTGATCGACCGCATTGCAGCGGCCATCAAGGAATGGTTTCTCTCGCTCGTGGTCCCGGGCAGCGGTACGTTTGCCGCGTGGGTTCCCGTCATCATCGTCGTGCTCGTCGTCGCTGCTGTCGTTGCGGCAATTCTGATCTGGGGCGTACCCAGACGAAACCGCGCAAGAAGACAGGCTGCGGCACTCTTCGGAGATGACGACACGAGAACGGCACGAGAGCTGCGCGCCCATGCACGTCAGGCAGCGCAGACTGGCGACTGGGAGACCGCGGTTCTGGAGATATTCCGTGCTCTTGCACGAGGGCTCGATGAGCGAACACTTGTCACCGTTCTGCCCGGAACGACGGCCGGTGGCTTCGCCTCTGCCGCGGCATCCACTTTTCCCGCGCACGCGGAGCGCCTGCGTTCGGCCGCATCCGATTTCGACTCCGTCCGCTACCTCGACGGCAGAGCCACGACCGAACAATACGAGACGATCGCCCGTCTCGACGCTGAGATTTCGAGCACGACGCCGCACCTTCAGAACGTGGAGGTCGTCGTATCGTGA
- a CDS encoding DUF4350 domain-containing protein — MSVAESLTPTVGVRLKRSAFWIVFGIGALVVVMIALALSGSGNTQSRPLQADSATPSGAKGVVSVLEEHGVSVTVADSATDADKALGAGNATLFVYDADGFLDARDLAQLTKKAEDVVVLTPDFADLRAVAPGVRAGGAEPADAALVDAECTVPAARAAQTTEVLYTYRIVDDPDARGCFPVADQRYGLVSLPHSGGGSLTLLGNPGALSNDAIIHGGNAALALNVLGAHDELVWYLPTIADVESEAPPTLGELTPPWVVPFTVLLTLTAIAAMIWRGRRLGPVVVENLPVHVPARETVEGRARLYERGNARGHAIDTLRMGAVSRIAGLLGLSTGASVWQVADAAASALARDPHYTRGVLVDDTPATDAELMALSDSLDDLEARVRAKIDETGRM, encoded by the coding sequence GTGAGCGTTGCGGAATCGCTGACCCCGACGGTCGGGGTGCGCCTCAAACGCAGCGCCTTCTGGATCGTGTTCGGCATCGGGGCGCTGGTTGTCGTGATGATTGCGCTTGCCCTTTCGGGAAGCGGCAACACTCAGAGCCGCCCGCTGCAGGCAGACAGCGCCACGCCGTCCGGGGCCAAGGGTGTTGTCTCGGTTCTCGAAGAGCACGGCGTTTCGGTGACCGTCGCTGACAGCGCCACGGATGCCGATAAGGCACTCGGTGCCGGTAACGCAACACTCTTCGTCTACGACGCCGACGGATTTCTCGACGCACGCGATCTGGCACAGCTCACGAAGAAAGCGGAAGACGTCGTGGTGCTGACGCCGGACTTCGCCGACTTGCGCGCGGTTGCCCCGGGAGTGCGGGCCGGGGGCGCTGAACCGGCAGATGCGGCTCTCGTCGACGCTGAGTGCACAGTTCCCGCTGCCCGCGCCGCGCAGACAACCGAGGTGCTTTACACCTACCGCATCGTTGACGATCCCGACGCCCGTGGCTGCTTTCCCGTTGCGGACCAACGCTATGGCCTTGTGTCGCTTCCACACAGCGGTGGCGGGTCACTGACGTTGCTCGGAAACCCGGGCGCGCTGAGCAACGACGCGATCATTCATGGCGGCAACGCTGCTCTCGCGCTGAACGTTCTCGGCGCACACGACGAGCTCGTGTGGTACCTACCGACGATCGCTGATGTGGAGTCAGAGGCGCCGCCGACGCTCGGAGAGCTCACTCCCCCGTGGGTTGTGCCGTTCACCGTTTTGCTCACGCTCACGGCAATCGCCGCGATGATCTGGCGTGGTCGTCGCCTCGGTCCGGTCGTGGTCGAAAATCTTCCCGTGCACGTGCCGGCGCGCGAGACCGTCGAGGGACGTGCTCGACTGTACGAGCGAGGAAACGCGCGGGGCCATGCCATCGACACGTTGCGTATGGGCGCGGTATCCCGCATCGCGGGGCTGTTGGGGCTTTCGACGGGCGCGTCGGTGTGGCAGGTCGCCGACGCCGCGGCATCCGCTCTTGCTCGTGATCCTCACTACACGCGCGGCGTACTTGTCGATGACACGCCCGCAACCGATGCAGAGCTCATGGCGCTCTCCGACTCGCTGGATGACCTTGAAGCACGGGTACGCGCGAAAATTGATGAAACAGGAAGAATGTGA
- a CDS encoding AAA family ATPase, with the protein MTNQQGSPQPQNSPDSANDELRQRFAQVRSEVAKAVVGQDAAVTGLVVALLARGHALLEGVPGVAKTLLVRSLSTSLSLDTKRVQFTPDLMPGDVTGSLVYDAKAGEFEFRQGPVFTNIMLADEINRTPPKTQSSLLEAMEERQVSADGVTRALPVPFMVAATMNPIEYEGTYMLPEAQLDRFLVKLVLDIPERETEVDVLRRHANGFNPRDLAAAGVTPVLTADDITAAQDAASAVGVTDAVLTYLVDLARATRQSPSVRIGVSPRGTTALLAATKAWTWLTGYSSITPDHVQAMLLPVWRHRVQLRPEAELEGVSVDAILTSVMQQVQVPF; encoded by the coding sequence ATGACGAATCAGCAGGGCTCGCCGCAGCCGCAGAACTCCCCCGATTCCGCAAACGATGAATTGCGGCAGCGTTTCGCGCAGGTGCGCTCAGAGGTGGCAAAGGCCGTCGTCGGGCAGGATGCCGCGGTCACTGGCCTCGTCGTCGCATTGCTCGCTCGCGGGCATGCGCTGCTCGAGGGCGTTCCCGGTGTCGCGAAGACACTTCTCGTGCGCTCGCTGAGCACCTCGCTGTCGCTCGACACGAAGCGCGTTCAATTCACTCCAGACCTGATGCCGGGCGATGTCACGGGATCGCTTGTGTACGACGCCAAGGCCGGCGAGTTCGAGTTTCGGCAGGGGCCGGTATTCACGAACATCATGCTCGCCGACGAGATCAACCGCACCCCGCCGAAGACGCAATCGTCGTTGCTCGAGGCAATGGAGGAGCGCCAGGTCTCGGCCGACGGCGTGACGCGCGCACTCCCTGTGCCGTTCATGGTCGCTGCCACGATGAACCCGATCGAGTATGAAGGCACGTATATGCTGCCTGAGGCGCAGCTCGACCGTTTTCTTGTGAAGCTGGTTCTTGACATTCCCGAGCGCGAAACCGAGGTCGACGTGCTGCGCCGTCACGCGAACGGCTTCAACCCTCGCGACTTGGCTGCTGCCGGCGTCACGCCCGTATTGACGGCAGACGACATCACCGCAGCACAGGATGCCGCCTCTGCAGTCGGCGTCACCGACGCCGTTTTGACGTACCTTGTCGACCTCGCGCGGGCCACACGCCAGAGTCCCTCGGTACGCATCGGCGTGAGTCCGCGCGGCACCACGGCGTTGCTCGCAGCGACGAAGGCGTGGACGTGGCTCACCGGGTACTCATCGATCACGCCAGACCACGTTCAGGCGATGCTGCTTCCTGTGTGGAGGCACCGCGTTCAGCTGCGACCTGAAGCGGAGCTCGAGGGCGTCTCTGTCGACGCGATTCTGACGTCTGTCATGCAACAGGTGCAGGTGCCGTTCTAA
- a CDS encoding DUF58 domain-containing protein: MAVTGWFVALVAIGVLPIIAIGEATGNGWAPFVGWLAFCVLLLVLDVVLAGSPRRLSIYRDLPDRVRLGETVTSSLFVTNAGRRTVRALVRDAWQPSAVATPTRRRLRLPPGERRSISQTLTPFRRGDRTSALIIVRSFGPLRLGARQATLDVPGRVRVLPPFNARKHLPSRLARLRELDGSSAVMVRGQGTEFDSLREYVRGDDVRSIDWRATARRQDLVVRTWRPERDRRVVIVIDTGRTSAARIDNEPRIDTAFESSLLLAALATRAGDRVDLVAYDRRVRGRVQGANGPTLLSRMVDTMAGIDPELIEMDWDAVPAQVRDITAHRALVVLLTSIDAPGASQGLLSVLPQLTQKHTVVVASVTDPDVVRAVSQRDRLNDVYRAASAERALLDTTRVAAAIRQQGADVVTGPPADLPPALSDHYIALKAAGRL, translated from the coding sequence ATGGCGGTCACCGGGTGGTTCGTTGCGCTTGTCGCGATCGGTGTGCTTCCCATCATCGCGATCGGCGAGGCGACGGGAAACGGATGGGCGCCGTTCGTCGGGTGGCTCGCGTTCTGCGTGCTGTTGCTTGTGCTCGACGTTGTGCTCGCCGGATCCCCGCGACGCCTGAGCATTTATCGAGATCTTCCCGACCGTGTGCGGCTCGGTGAGACAGTCACGAGCTCACTGTTCGTCACGAATGCAGGACGACGCACCGTACGGGCCCTCGTTCGCGACGCCTGGCAACCGTCGGCTGTCGCGACACCGACACGTCGGCGACTTCGTCTTCCTCCGGGCGAGCGGCGATCCATCAGCCAGACTCTTACTCCATTTCGCCGCGGTGACCGCACGAGCGCGCTGATCATCGTCCGCTCGTTCGGCCCGCTTCGCCTCGGGGCTCGGCAGGCGACGCTTGACGTGCCAGGGCGCGTTCGGGTGCTGCCGCCGTTCAACGCACGCAAGCACCTGCCCAGTCGGCTCGCCCGTTTGCGCGAGCTCGACGGTTCAAGCGCCGTCATGGTGCGCGGCCAGGGCACTGAGTTCGACTCGTTGCGAGAGTATGTGCGCGGCGATGACGTACGATCCATCGACTGGCGTGCGACGGCGCGCCGCCAAGACCTGGTTGTGCGCACGTGGCGTCCTGAGCGAGATCGACGTGTCGTCATCGTCATCGACACCGGGCGCACCTCGGCGGCGCGCATCGACAACGAGCCGCGTATCGACACGGCCTTCGAATCGTCGCTTCTGCTCGCTGCCCTCGCGACGCGCGCGGGCGACAGGGTTGATCTCGTCGCTTACGATCGCCGTGTGCGCGGGCGCGTTCAGGGAGCGAACGGCCCGACTCTCCTGTCACGCATGGTCGATACGATGGCCGGCATCGATCCTGAGCTCATCGAGATGGACTGGGATGCTGTCCCTGCGCAGGTGCGCGACATCACCGCGCATCGCGCTCTCGTCGTGCTGCTCACGTCCATCGATGCTCCGGGCGCATCACAGGGTCTGCTCTCCGTGCTTCCGCAGCTGACGCAGAAGCACACGGTCGTCGTTGCAAGCGTCACCGATCCCGATGTGGTGCGGGCCGTGTCGCAGCGTGACCGTCTCAATGACGTGTATCGCGCGGCATCCGCGGAACGGGCGCTGCTCGATACGACGCGTGTCGCAGCCGCGATCAGGCAGCAGGGTGCTGACGTCGTCACGGGTCCGCCTGCCGATCTACCCCCGGCGCTCTCCGATCACTACATCGCGTTGAAGGCAGCTGGCCGGCTCTAG
- a CDS encoding catalase — MSETPVTTTTTGAPVAADGYSQTVGSDGSIALTDHYLVEKLAQFNRERVPERVVHAKGGGAFGTFEATEDVSAYTRAAVFQKGTTTEMLARFSTVAGEQGSPDTWRDPRGFALKFYTSEGNYDLVGNNTPVFFIRDGIKFPDFIHSQKRLPGINTRDNDMQWDFWTNSPESAHQVTWVLGDRGLPASWRNMDGFGSHTYQWINAAGERFWVKYHFKTDQGIKTLSNDEGELLAGQDADYHQRDLYEAINRGDFPSWTLSVQIMPYDDAKTYRFNPFDVTKVWPHADYPLIRVGTMQLNRNAENYFAQIEQAAFAPSNFVPGIGPSPDRMLQARIFSYADAHRYRVGTNHAQLPVNAPKVEVNSYSKDGQTRYAFPPSDRPVYAPNSFGGPHGDPQAAGDAAGFASDGELVRTAQALRSEDSDFGQAGTLYRDVMDDAAKARFLDTITGHVGAVVNDDIRARAIQYWKNVDADLGAALESRLSGAESDAA; from the coding sequence ATGTCTGAAACACCGGTCACAACAACCACAACGGGTGCGCCGGTCGCAGCCGACGGCTACTCGCAGACCGTCGGATCCGATGGCTCGATCGCCCTCACCGACCATTACCTTGTCGAAAAGCTTGCGCAATTCAACCGTGAGCGGGTTCCTGAGCGGGTCGTTCACGCGAAGGGCGGCGGCGCTTTCGGCACCTTCGAGGCCACCGAAGACGTGAGCGCATACACACGGGCAGCAGTGTTTCAGAAGGGGACGACAACGGAGATGCTTGCACGCTTCTCTACCGTTGCCGGCGAGCAGGGATCGCCAGACACCTGGCGCGACCCTCGAGGATTCGCCCTGAAATTCTATACATCAGAGGGCAACTACGACCTCGTGGGAAACAACACTCCCGTGTTCTTCATTCGCGACGGCATCAAGTTTCCCGACTTCATTCACTCGCAGAAGCGCCTCCCCGGCATCAACACTCGCGACAACGACATGCAGTGGGACTTCTGGACCAACTCGCCCGAGTCTGCCCACCAGGTGACGTGGGTGCTCGGAGATCGCGGCCTCCCGGCATCCTGGCGAAACATGGACGGCTTCGGTTCGCACACGTATCAGTGGATCAACGCGGCAGGCGAGCGGTTCTGGGTGAAGTACCACTTCAAGACCGACCAGGGCATCAAGACGCTCTCTAATGACGAAGGCGAGCTGCTCGCAGGTCAGGACGCCGACTATCACCAGCGCGACCTGTACGAGGCGATCAACCGAGGCGACTTCCCCTCGTGGACGCTGTCAGTGCAGATCATGCCGTATGACGACGCCAAGACGTACCGATTCAACCCGTTCGACGTAACAAAGGTATGGCCGCACGCAGACTACCCGCTCATCAGGGTCGGGACTATGCAGCTCAATCGCAATGCTGAGAACTACTTCGCGCAGATCGAGCAGGCGGCTTTTGCCCCATCGAACTTCGTTCCCGGAATCGGCCCGAGCCCCGACCGGATGCTGCAGGCGCGCATCTTCAGCTACGCAGACGCCCACCGTTACCGTGTCGGTACGAACCACGCTCAACTTCCGGTGAACGCGCCAAAGGTCGAGGTCAACTCGTACTCGAAGGACGGTCAGACTCGCTACGCATTCCCGCCCTCTGACAGGCCGGTGTACGCCCCGAACTCGTTCGGTGGACCCCATGGCGATCCGCAGGCGGCCGGTGACGCAGCCGGGTTCGCCAGTGACGGCGAGCTCGTGCGCACCGCGCAGGCGTTGCGCAGTGAGGACTCCGATTTCGGGCAGGCTGGCACGCTTTACCGCGACGTTATGGATGATGCGGCGAAGGCACGCTTTCTCGACACCATCACCGGACACGTCGGTGCCGTTGTGAACGATGACATTCGCGCCCGTGCAATCCAGTACTGGAAGAACGTCGACGCCGATCTGGGTGCCGCGCTTGAAAGCCGGCTGTCAGGGGCAGAGAGCGACGCTGCGTAG
- a CDS encoding Fur family transcriptional regulator, translated as MTEAEFSTALRDAGLKATAPRRTVLRVLETRQHADAAAIFDEVLRDLPDTSLQAIYGVLSALTDVGLVRRIEPAGSPALYERRIGDNHHHVVCTQCGAVSDVDCVIGEAPCLTPSNTAGFAISTADVTFWGVCPDCQEQRA; from the coding sequence ATGACCGAGGCCGAGTTCAGCACAGCGCTGCGCGACGCGGGGCTCAAGGCCACGGCGCCGAGGCGGACGGTGCTGCGTGTGCTCGAAACTCGTCAGCATGCTGATGCCGCGGCGATCTTCGATGAGGTTCTTCGCGATCTTCCAGATACCTCGCTGCAAGCGATATACGGTGTGCTTTCGGCACTCACCGACGTTGGCCTCGTGCGCCGGATCGAGCCTGCAGGGTCTCCCGCTCTGTATGAGCGACGCATCGGAGACAACCACCATCACGTCGTCTGCACGCAGTGCGGCGCCGTGAGCGATGTGGACTGCGTCATCGGCGAAGCTCCGTGCCTCACGCCATCGAACACTGCAGGCTTCGCTATTTCGACCGCAGACGTCACATTCTGGGGTGTGTGTCCCGACTGCCAAGAGCAGAGGGCCTAA
- a CDS encoding stage II sporulation protein M, which translates to MDLDAYTEAHRSDWERLDELSRTPRLTGTQSDELITRYQGAAAQLSAIKTTAGSTAVGDRLSVLLSRVRLRFTGASGNALSQLPRFFLLQLPAALYRLRWLTLAVTAATVLIALAFGVWASQDPRVLANLGSESDLSSLAHDQFVSYYSENPAASFAGRVWTNNAWIAAQCIAFGITGVWVPYVVLQNAQNLGITGAVMFAYDKGDVFFLFIAPHGQLEMTCIFVAAAAGLRIFWSWIAPGRRTRLDSIAHEGRSLITVVVGLIIALFMSGIVEGFVTPWPLQEQINPTLGWTIKIGIGTLALAAFLTYMLVVGRRASREGETGDLDAFESGATTLTAA; encoded by the coding sequence ATGGACCTTGACGCCTACACCGAAGCCCACCGTTCCGACTGGGAACGGCTTGACGAGCTTTCGCGCACACCACGACTCACCGGTACGCAGTCCGATGAGCTGATCACGCGCTACCAGGGGGCGGCAGCACAGCTGTCTGCGATCAAGACGACGGCGGGATCAACAGCTGTGGGGGATCGCCTCAGCGTCTTGCTCTCGAGAGTTCGGCTTCGCTTCACCGGGGCCTCGGGTAACGCACTGTCGCAGTTGCCGCGCTTCTTTCTGTTGCAGCTACCCGCTGCCCTGTACCGGCTTCGGTGGCTGACATTGGCCGTGACCGCAGCGACGGTGTTGATCGCTCTGGCATTCGGCGTCTGGGCATCGCAGGACCCTCGCGTGCTCGCTAACCTCGGCAGTGAATCCGATCTTTCGTCGCTCGCGCACGATCAATTCGTTTCTTACTACTCCGAGAACCCTGCTGCGTCGTTTGCTGGACGTGTTTGGACGAACAACGCGTGGATCGCTGCGCAGTGCATCGCGTTCGGCATCACGGGAGTCTGGGTTCCCTATGTCGTACTGCAGAATGCTCAGAACCTTGGCATCACGGGGGCTGTCATGTTCGCCTATGACAAGGGCGACGTCTTCTTCCTCTTTATTGCCCCGCACGGTCAGCTTGAAATGACCTGCATCTTCGTGGCTGCCGCCGCCGGTCTGCGGATCTTCTGGTCGTGGATTGCGCCGGGAAGACGCACCCGACTCGACTCGATCGCTCACGAGGGGCGAAGCCTGATCACTGTCGTCGTGGGGTTGATCATTGCGCTCTTCATGTCGGGCATCGTCGAGGGCTTCGTGACACCGTGGCCGCTGCAGGAACAGATTAACCCGACGCTCGGGTGGACGATCAAGATTGGAATCGGAACGCTCGCGCTCGCCGCATTCCTCACCTACATGCTCGTTGTGGGTCGCCGTGCATCGCGCGAGGGCGAAACTGGTGATCTCGACGCGTTTGAATCGGGTGCGACGACACTCACCGCGGCATAG
- a CDS encoding RDD family protein yields MSAAVSFSREADEFVTGEAVALDVRSTSFLLRAAGSMIDVLVSLIVGGLLALLFVTMAAQTGMDPAAMQAFLISIIVVATIAVPTGVELLTHGRSLGRLTVGARIVRDDGGAIGFRHAFIRALVGFFEIYMTLGGGAALVGLLNSKAKRIGDMLAGTYSQHERVPRVRPAAYPLPPQLASWAQIADVARLPDRVARRIAQFLSQAPSMTPPSRARLSLELANDAAPFVSPVPSVDPMTFLYAVAALRRERSYRALMLERERLERLRPVLSGNPNGFPERQLPDSQPRPTQV; encoded by the coding sequence ATGAGTGCAGCCGTCTCCTTCTCTCGCGAGGCCGACGAGTTCGTGACGGGCGAGGCAGTCGCGCTCGATGTGCGTTCGACGAGCTTTCTTCTCCGCGCCGCTGGCTCGATGATCGACGTGCTCGTCTCCCTCATCGTCGGCGGGCTTCTCGCGCTGCTGTTCGTGACGATGGCGGCACAGACGGGGATGGATCCCGCTGCAATGCAGGCATTTCTGATCTCGATCATCGTCGTTGCAACGATCGCCGTGCCCACCGGAGTTGAGCTTCTCACGCATGGCCGATCCCTCGGTCGGCTTACCGTCGGGGCGCGCATCGTCAGGGATGACGGTGGAGCTATCGGTTTCAGGCACGCATTCATTCGTGCTCTCGTGGGGTTCTTCGAGATCTATATGACGCTGGGTGGCGGTGCCGCTCTCGTTGGCCTGCTGAATTCCAAGGCCAAGCGCATTGGCGACATGCTCGCCGGAACGTATTCGCAGCATGAACGGGTTCCGCGCGTCAGGCCAGCCGCCTATCCTCTACCGCCGCAACTGGCCTCGTGGGCGCAGATCGCCGACGTCGCGAGACTGCCTGACCGTGTGGCACGGCGCATCGCCCAGTTTCTCTCTCAGGCACCGAGCATGACGCCACCATCGCGTGCGCGACTGTCTCTGGAGCTCGCGAATGACGCAGCGCCGTTTGTCTCGCCTGTGCCGTCCGTCGATCCGATGACGTTTCTTTACGCCGTTGCCGCTCTGCGCAGAGAACGAAGCTACCGAGCGCTCATGCTCGAGCGCGAGAGGCTTGAGCGACTACGCCCCGTGCTCTCGGGCAACCCGAATGGGTTCCCTGAGCGCCAACTCCCCGATTCGCAGCCGCGCCCCACCCAGGTTTGA
- the ahcY gene encoding adenosylhomocysteinase: MTSTAPFDFQISDITLAEAGRHQLRLAENEMPGLMALREEYGEAQPLAGARIAGSLHMTVQTAVLIETLVALGAQVRWASCNIYSTQNEAAAAVVVGTEGTIDQPAGVPVFAWKGETLEEYWACTDRIFDWSSEAEAAGERWIGPNLILDDGGDATLLVHKGREFEAAGAVPEASDADSDEFRVVLAVLRRSLAASGDRWTRIAAELEGVTEETTTGVHRLYELARDGELLFPAINVNDSVTKSKFDNRYGIRHSLPDGLNRATDVLIGGKTAFVVGYGDVGKGAAEALRGQGARVIVSEIDPICALQAAMDGYQVAALESVVDQVDIVVTCTGNRAVVRAEHMLAMKHLAVVANVGHFDNEIDMAGLAAIDGVVKIEIKPQVHEWRLPTGRSVLVLSEGRLMNLGNATGHPSFVMSNSFANQMLAQIELHTHSENYSTDVHVLPKRLDEKVARLHLEALGVELTSLSAEQASYIGVDVEGPYKLDHYRY, translated from the coding sequence ATGACCAGCACCGCACCCTTCGACTTTCAGATCTCCGACATCACGCTCGCTGAAGCGGGCCGTCACCAGCTTCGACTCGCCGAGAACGAGATGCCGGGGCTTATGGCGCTACGCGAAGAATATGGTGAGGCACAGCCGCTGGCGGGTGCACGCATCGCCGGATCTCTGCACATGACCGTGCAAACTGCCGTGCTCATCGAAACGCTCGTGGCGCTCGGCGCGCAGGTGCGCTGGGCCAGCTGCAACATATACTCGACGCAGAATGAGGCCGCCGCAGCAGTTGTGGTCGGAACAGAGGGAACCATCGACCAACCCGCCGGTGTTCCCGTCTTCGCGTGGAAAGGCGAGACGCTCGAGGAATACTGGGCGTGCACCGATCGCATATTCGACTGGAGCAGCGAGGCCGAGGCCGCAGGGGAGCGCTGGATCGGCCCCAACCTCATTCTCGATGACGGCGGCGACGCGACGCTCCTCGTTCACAAGGGTCGCGAATTCGAGGCTGCGGGAGCGGTGCCCGAAGCGTCGGATGCCGACAGCGACGAGTTCCGTGTCGTGCTCGCTGTGCTGCGTCGTTCGCTTGCGGCATCCGGTGACCGCTGGACGAGAATCGCTGCGGAGTTGGAAGGTGTCACCGAAGAGACGACGACGGGAGTGCACCGACTGTACGAGCTCGCGCGGGACGGCGAGTTGCTGTTCCCAGCGATCAATGTCAATGACTCAGTGACGAAGTCAAAGTTCGATAACCGCTACGGAATTCGACATTCGCTTCCCGACGGCCTCAACAGAGCTACAGACGTACTCATCGGCGGCAAGACCGCCTTCGTCGTCGGTTACGGCGACGTGGGCAAGGGGGCAGCCGAGGCATTGCGCGGGCAGGGCGCCCGCGTGATCGTGTCTGAGATCGATCCCATCTGCGCTCTTCAGGCGGCAATGGACGGCTACCAGGTGGCAGCCCTCGAATCTGTCGTCGACCAGGTAGACATCGTCGTCACGTGCACAGGCAACCGAGCAGTCGTGCGTGCCGAGCACATGCTGGCCATGAAGCACCTCGCGGTCGTCGCGAACGTCGGGCATTTCGATAATGAAATCGACATGGCCGGACTTGCCGCTATCGATGGTGTTGTCAAGATCGAGATCAAGCCTCAGGTGCACGAATGGCGACTGCCAACCGGTCGGTCGGTGCTCGTGCTTAGCGAGGGTCGCCTGATGAATCTCGGCAATGCCACGGGGCATCCATCATTTGTGATGAGCAACTCGTTTGCCAACCAGATGCTCGCTCAGATCGAACTGCACACGCACAGCGAGAACTACTCGACAGATGTGCACGTGCTGCCGAAGCGACTTGACGAGAAGGTCGCGCGACTGCACCTCGAGGCTCTCGGCGTTGAGCTCACGAGCCTCTCAGCCGAGCAGGCGTCCTACATCGGCGTTGACGTCGAGGGGCCATACAAGCTCGATCACTACCGGTACTAA